The proteins below come from a single Vidua chalybeata isolate OUT-0048 chromosome 1, bVidCha1 merged haplotype, whole genome shotgun sequence genomic window:
- the LRRC3B gene encoding leucine-rich repeat-containing protein 3B, which translates to MHLVDLWLTRSLSMCLLLQSFVLMILCFHSASMCPKGCLCSHSGGLNVSCSNANLKEIPRDLPPETVLLYLDSNQITSIPNEIFKDLHQLRVLNLSKNGIEFIDEHAFKGVAETLQTLDLSDNRIKSVHKNAFNNLKARARIANNPWHCDCTLQQVLRSMASNHETANNVICKTSVLDEHAGRPFLNAANDADLCNLPKKTTDYAMLVTMFGWFTMVISYVVYYVRQNQEDARRHLEYLKSLPSRQKKPDEADDISTVV; encoded by the coding sequence ATGCATTTGGTAGACCTGTGGTTAACTCGTTCCCTCTCCATGTGTCTGCTCCTACAAAGTTTTGTCCTCATGATACTGTGCTTTCATTCTGCCAGTATGTGCCCAAAAGGCTGCCTCTGTTCCCACTCCGGAGGTCTGAATGTCAGCTGTAGCAATGCAAACCTCAAGGAAATACCCAGAGATCTTCCTCCAGAAACAGTCTTACTTTATTTGGACTCCAACCAGATAACATCTATCCCCAACGAAATTTTTAAGGACTTGCACCAATTGAGAGTCCTCAATTTATCAAAAAATGGGATTGAGTTTATTGATGAACATGCCTTTAAAGGGGTGGCAGAAACCTTGCAGACTCTGGATTTGTCCGACAACCGGATAAAAAGCGTGCACAAAAACGCTTTCAACAACCTGAAGGCCAGGGCCAGAATTGCCAACAACCCCTGGCACTGTGACTGCACGCTGCAGCAGGTGCTCCGGAGCATGGCCTCCAACCACGAGACAGCCAACAACGTCATCTGCAAGACGTCTGTGCTGGACGAGCACGCGGGAAGACCCTTCCTCAACGCTGCCAACGACGCCGACCTCTGCAACCTCCCTAAAAAGACTACTGACTACGCCATGCTGGTCACCATGTTTGGCTGGTTCACCATGGTGATCTCCTACGTGGTTTATTACGTCCGACAGAACCAGGAGGATGCAAGGAGGCATCTTGAGTACTTGAAATCCCTGCCAAGCAGGCAAAAGAAACCAGATGAAGCCGATGACATTAGCACTGTGGTATAG